A window from Esox lucius isolate fEsoLuc1 chromosome 16, fEsoLuc1.pri, whole genome shotgun sequence encodes these proteins:
- the znf148 gene encoding zinc finger protein 148 gives MNIDDKLEGMLLKCGGGVDERVGIGGGGLVVMTLGERGLANHPLLADDDDDDDEEEEEEEDDDDDLTESSVATNDLVPTDDVMVHEETVKNDGEEGMMQRLIHKLPCTLHMPGGIKQELKLSSDPLIEGKKERKQSKDLTTECLKKKKRKQRSPAKILTINEDGSLGLQSPKCHVCGHCNAAFRTNYHLQRHVFIHTGEKPFQCSQCDMRFIQKYLLQRHEKIHTGEKPFRCEECGMRFIQKYHMERHRRTHSGEKPYQCDYCHQYFSRTDRVLKHRRMCHEMKERKAHKAVASGKDGGFLHNTDSLGFSFPAKECLLPKKKRQKTSDKSQCSLSAPATEDVATVSSLDTMDKELEQRSSKIECPLFAVTSKVVKDEYVVADYTVELPDSVSRRRLVLDEEDLSSEEIHPPKLVLKKVPKRSLKQPTEPETPGSISPLSSFEHGKVTRYTFEIVDKQGLLDVEVANSGLEPVDALPGGQTKPAPSSTNYDDAMQFLKKKRYLQQATVANNNNNRNYALNVSNIASQPSVTQAAVASVIDETVPATILEPQPLSVDIKSNHEKSVLSDEVLQTLLDHYSNKANGQPDISFSVADTEVTSSISINSSDVSEGSPVESLGGNPQAPPAEKSSLLHEYSKFLQQALERTSQNDSYLSSQSLTFVTESPSLSNQPLFSTEKQYPSPSRFTIGTGRSGMNSPLRSTLDKPHFGLLVGDSQHSFSFSGDETTPSAVSPAEDFLDEVASSKKSDAQGLHQTFQISTFDNNFRSQFQTSSRSGITSQFTIANGQVSLRGHGTDFTEFPLETRSQLNSSPDATNSQTFG, from the exons ATGAACATTGATGACAAGCTGGAGGGGATGTTGCTGAAGTGTGGTGGGggagtggatgagagggtggGTATAGGTGGTGGGGGCCTGGTCGTCATGACCCTTGGAGAAAGGGGGTTAGCCAACCATCCCCTGTtagctgatgatgatgatgacgacgacgaagaggaggaggaggaggaggatgatgatgatgacctgACTGAGAGTTCAGTGGCGACTAATGACCTGGTCCCAACTGATGATGTAATGGTACATGAGGAAACTGTGAAGAATGACGGAGAAGAGGGAATGATGCAGAGACTCATACACAAGCTGCCTTGCACGCTCCACATGCCT GGGGGCATCAAACAAGAGTTGAAGCTGTCATCTGATCCACTGATAgaagggaagaaagagagaaaacagtCCAAGGATCTCACAACAGAATGTCTCAAGAAGAAAAAACGAAAACAGCGCTCTCCTGCCAAG ATTCTAACCATCAATGAGGATGGATCATTGGGTCTCCAGAGTCCAAAATGTCATGTTTGTGGGCACTGCAACGCAGCCTTCCGAACAAACTACCATCTACAAAGACATGTTTTCATCCATACTG GTGAGAAGCCATTTCAGTGCAGCCAGTGTGATATGCGCTTCATACAGAAGTACCTTCTTCAGAGACATGAGAAGATACACACTG GTGAGAAGCCATTCCGCTGTGAGGAATGTGGAATGAGGTTCATTCAGAAATACCACATGGAGAGACACAGAAGGACACACAGTGGAGAGAAGCCCTATCAATGTGACTACTGCCACCAG TACTTTTCCAGAACTGACCGTGTTCTAAAGCACAGGCGcatgtgccatgaaatgaaggAGAGGAAAGCCCACAAGGCAGTAGCATCAGGGAAAGATGGAGGATTCCTGCACAACACTGACTCTCTAGGCTTCTCCTTCCCTGCCAAAGAATGCTTGCTACCCAAGAAGAAACGCCAGAAGACTTCTGACAAGTCTCAGTGCTCTCTCTCAGCTCCAGCCACTGAAGATGTTGCCACTGTTTCTTCTCTTGACACAATGGACAAGGAGCTGGAGCAAAGGTCAAGCAAAATTGAATGCCCTCTGTTTGCGGTTACCTCAAAGGTGGTCAAAGACGAATATGTGGTAGCAGACTATACTGTGGAGCTTCCTGACTCAGTCAGTAGGCGGCGTTTGGTGCTAGATGAGGAGGATCTGTCATCTGAGGAGATTCATCCTCCTAAGCTGGTTCTTAAGAAGGTTCCTAAGAGAAGTCTAAAGCAACCAACAGAACCCGAAACACCAGGCAGTATCTCCCCTTTGTCTTCTTTCGAACATGGAAAAGTAACCAGGTACACGTTTGAGATTGTAGACAAACAAGGTCTTCTGGATGTGGAAGTGGCCAACTCCGGCCTGGAGCCAGTGGATGCTCTTCCAGGAGGGCAAACAAAACCAGCACCCAGTAGCACCAACTATGATGACGCCATGCAGTTCCTGAAGAAGAAAAGGTACCTTCAACAGGCCACCGtggccaacaacaacaacaatcgCAATTATGCCCTTAACGTAAGCAACATTGCGTCCCAGCCTTCGGTTACTCAAGCCGCAGTGGCTAGTGTCATAGATGAAACTGTTCCTGCAACCATTTTGGAACCCCAGCCACTGAGCGTAGATATCAAGTCTAACCATGAAAAAAGTGTCCTCTCTGATGAGGTTCTCCAGACACTTCTGGACCACTACTCAAACAAGGCCAATGGGCAGCCAGATATATCTTTCAGTGTGGCTGACACGGAGGTGACCTCTAGCATTTCCATCAACTCTTCAGATGTGTCTGAGGGTAGCCCGGTAGAAAGCCTGGGAGGTAACCCTCAGGCCCCACCAGCAGAGAAGTCCAGCCTCCTGCATGAATACTCCAAGTTCCTTCAACAAGCACTGGAGAGGACCAGCCAGAATGACAGCTACCTTAGCAGCCAGAGTCTTACCTTTGTCACAGAGAGCCCCAGCCTCTCAAACCAGCCTCTGTTCTCCACTGAGAAACAGTACCCTTCACCCAGCAGGTTTACCATTGGCACTGGTAGGTCAGGGATGAACTCTCCACTACGGTCTACCTTGGATAAACCTCATTTTGGACTTCTTGTAGGGGACTCCCAGCACTCATTCTCATTTTCAGGAGACGAAACCACCCCCTCGGCTGTATCGCCAGCCGAGGACTTTCTGGATGAAGTTGCATCCTCAAAAAAGAGTGATGCTCAAGGGTTGCATCAGACCTTTCAAATCAGCACCTTTGATAATAACTTCCGTTCGCAATTCCAGACCTCATCACGTTCTGGAATCACCTCCCAATTTACTATTGCAAATGGACAAGTCAGTCTGCGAGGTCATGGAACAGACTTCACAGAGTTCCCTCTTGAGACAAGATCTCAATTGAACTCTTCCCCTGATGCTACAAACAGTCAAACATTTGGCtga
- the LOC109614623 gene encoding solute carrier family 12 member 8 isoform X4 has translation MEDVTEPLKAKGPMSYSGSKITPVQDLFHEDAQGLQHVSQPWWRVKLFVWEPVLFGTWDGVFTTCMINIFGVVLFLRTGWLVGNLGVLLGMFLVSVVVIVALVTVMSGIGVCERCGVGSGGVYSMISTVLGGRVGGTVGLLYVFGQCVAGAMYITGFSESVAQLLSWQSEWAVRGMSVAVLLGLLGINLAGVKWIVRLQLILLSVLAVSTLDFVIGTFSHLDPDHGFVGYSEDLLRNNTLPDYKGGEGFFTVFGVFFPAATGVMAGFNMSSDLQKPEHNIPVGTLAAVCTSWFLYLVFVFLLGAICTREALRNDFLIAEKVSLVGFLFLLGLYISSLASCMGGLYGAPRILQVIAQERVIPALAFLGHGKGPNRTPVAAIVLTSLLTMAFIFIGQVNILAPIVTINFMLTYSFIDYSYFSVAMTYKLQQLREKTVGPARKTANGGNSFTNSTSKPLINTTHPGYGTEGDSDTPGKGTLLEFTRDMDQIFPLPSGREQEKTEKDKASEKASMPGLRGRIRRGKAPAKQTLMDSFGVDLNSNAFASEIVGGDKTDLAPTGPGVASPTEKRCGDTSPDPTELEGSQNKSPDSESKSEQQTSEIQPMPDSFYALFCNHWIALIGALCSILIMFVIQWVYALANIIVAMILFLYIGKASPGLPMGAAAHFSFFRWIRTTLSNLGRRELHVDQIVVTPSLPGVGMETRQLTEENLDFASRDRYHQSSFIEPDRMAHLQHN, from the exons ATGGAGGATGTTACAGAACCTCTGAAGGCTAAGGGGCCAATGAGTTACAGCGGCAGCAAAATTACACCTGTCCAGGATCTGTTCCATGAGGATGCTCAG GGGTTGCAACATGTCTCGCAGCCATGGTGGAGGGTTAAGCTGTTTGTCTGGGAGCCTGTCCTCTTTGGGACGTGGGACGGAGTCTTCACTACGTGTATGATCAACATCTTTGGTGTGGTGTTGTTCCTCCGCACTGGATGGCTGGTG GGAAACCTAGGTGTGTTGTTAGGTATGTTCCTGGTGTCTGTGGTGGTTATCGTTGCCCTGGTAACAGTGATGTCAGGCATTGGCGTCTGCGAGCGCTGTGGAGTGGGCAGTGGTGGAGTGTACTCCATGATTTCCACCGTCCTGGGAGGAAGAGTGGGAGGAACCGTGGGTCTCCTGTATGTTTTTGGCCAG TGTGTGGCTGGAGCCATGTACATCACAGGGTTCTCAGAGTCCGTCGCTCAGCTCTTGAGTTGGCAGAGTGAGTGGGCCGTTCGAGGGATGTCTGTGGCTGTCCTGCTCGGCCTTCTGGGTATTAACCTTGCAGGGGTCAAATGGATCGTCCGTCTCCAGCTCATACTTCTGTCCGTGCTTGCTGTCTCCACACTGGACTTTGTTATCGGAACGTTCTCGCACCTTGACCCAG ATCATGGCTTTGTAGGGTACTCTGAAGACCTGCTACGTAACAACACATTACCTGACTACAAGGGAGGAGAAGGATTCTTCACAGTGTTTGGAGTGTTTTTCCCTGCTGCAACAG GTGTGATGGCTGGCTTCAACATGAGCTCTGATCTGCAGAAACCTGAACACAACATCCCTGTAGGGACTCTGGCTGCTGTCTGTACCTC CTGGTTCCTGTATCTCGTCTTTGTATTCCTACTTGGAGCCATTTGCACCAGAGAGGCACTGCGCAATGACTTCTTAATAGCGGAAAAG GTCTCCTTGGTGGGGTTCCTGTTTCTGCTGGGCCTCTACATTTCCTCCCTGGCCTCCTGCATGGGTGGTCTTTATGGTGCACCCAGGATCCTCCAGGTCATTGCTCAGGAGAGGGTCATCCCAGCCCTGGCCTTCCTGGGACACGGG AAAGGTCCTAATAGGACTCCAGTGGCAGCCATTGTGTTGACCAGCTTGCTTACCATGGCCTTCATCTTCATCGGACAGGTCAACATCCTGGCTCCTATCGTCACCATTAACTTCATGCTCACCTACAGCTTCATAGATTACTCCTACTTCAGCGTGGCCATGACTTACAAACTCCAGCAG CTCAGAGAGAAGACCGTTGGCCCAGCCAGAAAGACTGCGAATGGAGGGAACTCCTTCACTAACAGTACTTCCAAGCCACTGATTAATACGACCCACCCAGGGTATGGCACGGAGGGGGACAGTGACACCCCAGGGAAGGGCACACTCTTGGAGTTTACTAGGGATATGGATCAGATCTTCCCCCTTCCCAGTGGAAGAGAACAGGAGAAGACCGAAAAGGACAAGGCCTCTGAGAAAGCCTCCATGCCAGGCCTGAGAGGGAGGATCAGGAGGGGGAAAGCCCCTGCCAAGCAGACTCTGATGGACAGCTTTGGGGTGGACCTTAACAGCAATGCATTTGCTAGTGAGATAGTGGGAGGGGACAAGACAGATCTGGCTCCCACAGGTCCAGGAGTGGCTTCGCCCACCGAGAAAAGATGTGGAGACACGAGCCCAGACCCCACAGAGCTTGAGGGTTCACAGAATAAGAGCCCTG ATTCTGAGAGCAAGTCCGAACAACAGACATCAGAAATCCAACCAATGCCCGATTCATTCTATGCCTTGTTTTGCAACCACTGGATAGCATTAATTGGT GCATTATGTTCCATCCTGATCATGTTTGTCATTCAGTGGGTCTATGCCTTGGCAAACATAATAGTCGCCATGATCCTCTTTCTCTACATTGGGAAAGCAAGCCCTGGACTTCCAATGG GAGCTGCAGCTCATTTCAGCTTTTTTCGATGGATTAGGACAACACTAAGCAACCTTGGAAG AAGGGAGCTTCATGTGGACCAGATTGTTGTGACACCCTCTTTGCCAGGTGTTGGCATGGAAACTAGGCAACTGACCGAGGAAAACCTGGATTTTGCCTCTCGAGACCGCTACCACCAGTCTTCCTTTATCGAACCAGACAGGATGGCACACCTGCAACACAACTGA
- the LOC109614623 gene encoding solute carrier family 12 member 8 isoform X5, producing the protein MEDVTEPLKAKGPMSYSGSKITPVQDLFHEDAQGLQHVSQPWWRVKLFVWEPVLFGTWDGVFTTCMINIFGVVLFLRTGWLVGNLGVLLGMFLVSVVVIVALVTVMSGIGVCERCGVGSGGVYSMISTVLGGRVGGTVGLLYVFGQCVAGAMYITGFSESVAQLLSWQSEWAVRGMSVAVLLGLLGINLAGVKWIVRLQLILLSVLAVSTLDFVIGTFSHLDPDHGFVGYSEDLLRNNTLPDYKGGEGFFTVFGVFFPAATGVMAGFNMSSDLQKPEHNIPVGTLAAVCTSWFLYLVFVFLLGAICTREALRNDFLIAEKVSLVGFLFLLGLYISSLASCMGGLYGAPRILQVIAQERVIPALAFLGHGKGPNRTPVAAIVLTSLLTMAFIFIGQVNILAPIVTINFMLTYSFIDYSYFSVAMTYKLQQLREKTVGPARKTANGGNSFTNSTSKPLINTTHPGYGTEGDSDTPGKGTLLEFTRDMDQIFPLPSGREQEKTEKDKASEKASMPGLRGRIRRGKAPAKQTLMDSFGVDLNSNAFASEIVGGDKTDLAPTGPGVASPTEKRCGDTSPDPTELEGSQNKSPDSESKSEQQTSEIQPMPDSFYALFCNHWIALIGALCSILIMFVIQWVYALANIIVAMILFLYIGKASPGLPMGI; encoded by the exons ATGGAGGATGTTACAGAACCTCTGAAGGCTAAGGGGCCAATGAGTTACAGCGGCAGCAAAATTACACCTGTCCAGGATCTGTTCCATGAGGATGCTCAG GGGTTGCAACATGTCTCGCAGCCATGGTGGAGGGTTAAGCTGTTTGTCTGGGAGCCTGTCCTCTTTGGGACGTGGGACGGAGTCTTCACTACGTGTATGATCAACATCTTTGGTGTGGTGTTGTTCCTCCGCACTGGATGGCTGGTG GGAAACCTAGGTGTGTTGTTAGGTATGTTCCTGGTGTCTGTGGTGGTTATCGTTGCCCTGGTAACAGTGATGTCAGGCATTGGCGTCTGCGAGCGCTGTGGAGTGGGCAGTGGTGGAGTGTACTCCATGATTTCCACCGTCCTGGGAGGAAGAGTGGGAGGAACCGTGGGTCTCCTGTATGTTTTTGGCCAG TGTGTGGCTGGAGCCATGTACATCACAGGGTTCTCAGAGTCCGTCGCTCAGCTCTTGAGTTGGCAGAGTGAGTGGGCCGTTCGAGGGATGTCTGTGGCTGTCCTGCTCGGCCTTCTGGGTATTAACCTTGCAGGGGTCAAATGGATCGTCCGTCTCCAGCTCATACTTCTGTCCGTGCTTGCTGTCTCCACACTGGACTTTGTTATCGGAACGTTCTCGCACCTTGACCCAG ATCATGGCTTTGTAGGGTACTCTGAAGACCTGCTACGTAACAACACATTACCTGACTACAAGGGAGGAGAAGGATTCTTCACAGTGTTTGGAGTGTTTTTCCCTGCTGCAACAG GTGTGATGGCTGGCTTCAACATGAGCTCTGATCTGCAGAAACCTGAACACAACATCCCTGTAGGGACTCTGGCTGCTGTCTGTACCTC CTGGTTCCTGTATCTCGTCTTTGTATTCCTACTTGGAGCCATTTGCACCAGAGAGGCACTGCGCAATGACTTCTTAATAGCGGAAAAG GTCTCCTTGGTGGGGTTCCTGTTTCTGCTGGGCCTCTACATTTCCTCCCTGGCCTCCTGCATGGGTGGTCTTTATGGTGCACCCAGGATCCTCCAGGTCATTGCTCAGGAGAGGGTCATCCCAGCCCTGGCCTTCCTGGGACACGGG AAAGGTCCTAATAGGACTCCAGTGGCAGCCATTGTGTTGACCAGCTTGCTTACCATGGCCTTCATCTTCATCGGACAGGTCAACATCCTGGCTCCTATCGTCACCATTAACTTCATGCTCACCTACAGCTTCATAGATTACTCCTACTTCAGCGTGGCCATGACTTACAAACTCCAGCAG CTCAGAGAGAAGACCGTTGGCCCAGCCAGAAAGACTGCGAATGGAGGGAACTCCTTCACTAACAGTACTTCCAAGCCACTGATTAATACGACCCACCCAGGGTATGGCACGGAGGGGGACAGTGACACCCCAGGGAAGGGCACACTCTTGGAGTTTACTAGGGATATGGATCAGATCTTCCCCCTTCCCAGTGGAAGAGAACAGGAGAAGACCGAAAAGGACAAGGCCTCTGAGAAAGCCTCCATGCCAGGCCTGAGAGGGAGGATCAGGAGGGGGAAAGCCCCTGCCAAGCAGACTCTGATGGACAGCTTTGGGGTGGACCTTAACAGCAATGCATTTGCTAGTGAGATAGTGGGAGGGGACAAGACAGATCTGGCTCCCACAGGTCCAGGAGTGGCTTCGCCCACCGAGAAAAGATGTGGAGACACGAGCCCAGACCCCACAGAGCTTGAGGGTTCACAGAATAAGAGCCCTG ATTCTGAGAGCAAGTCCGAACAACAGACATCAGAAATCCAACCAATGCCCGATTCATTCTATGCCTTGTTTTGCAACCACTGGATAGCATTAATTGGT GCATTATGTTCCATCCTGATCATGTTTGTCATTCAGTGGGTCTATGCCTTGGCAAACATAATAGTCGCCATGATCCTCTTTCTCTACATTGGGAAAGCAAGCCCTGGACTTCCAATGG GGATTTGA